The nucleotide sequence CATTTTGGTCTGTCCATTGACGGGTACGCAATGAACCTTCGATATAAACTTTAGAACCTTTACGCAGGTACTGCTGTGCGATTTCGCCTAGACGGTTGTGCAATACAATACGGTGCCATTCAGTTTGTTCTTTACGCTCGCCAGTATTCTTGTCCGTCCAAGATTCGCTGGTTGCGATAGAGAATTGAGTGAGAGAACCCCCATTGGGGAAAGTTTTTGTTTCTGGATCTCGACCTAAAGTACCTACCAAAATAACCTTATTTACACCACGCATGAGATCTTTACTTCCTATTTGTTTCTGTATTTTACTTTATAAGAGTTATGCTTAAATGGCTACCTCTTTACCTAACAAGTGCGTTAATTGTTGTCGCGCAGAATCATCGATCTGCTGTTTATCAACCTTGACATAGGCCACTTGCTGTTCAGACATCACCACAACTTCTTCAATACCATGAATAGATAAAAGCTGGGAAGTCCATTCATCTGTTTGTCGGTTTTCAGGCAGACGGAGTACCAGAGAGGACAGGTAACGCGGCTGAGCCAGCCCGAAACTGATGACCAGCCAAATTATAGCAATCGCAGTCAGGATACTCCAACCCATCGCGGTATCATTCAGCAACAAAAGTTGTCCGCCTACGGTACCGCCAAAGAACGCGCCCAGGAACTGGCTGCTGGCATTCACACCCATGGCTGTGGCTTTGGACTGAATTGGCGCTGCTTTCGACAGCCAGGATGGCAATAACGCTTCCATTACGTTAAAGGCAATAAAGAACAGCCCCAGACCAGTTAGTAGAATATATTTAGATTCAAAGCCAAAAATCAGCACCAATAATCCTAAGATAATCCCCGCAATTGCGGTAAGGAAAATGCTACGCATTTTGCGGTATTTTTCCGCCAGAATAATGCTCGGGAAAGCAAAGAATAGGCTTACCACCAGCAATGGCAGATATACCCAGCCATGGCTGGCCAATGGAATATCTGCAAACTCAATCAGCTGCGATGGCACATAGATAAACATCGCAGTGAGAAGAAGATGAAGGCTGAATACCGAGACATGCAGGCGGTTCAGGTCACCCATTTTCAGCACCTGTTTTAGCTGGGTCAGATAACCCTGCTGGAAGTTACGATGATGACGGGTCACTTTCGGGACCATCAGTAACATCACAATTGCTGCCAGACCCATAATGGTGGTCACCCAGAACAGGCCAGAAATGCCGACCAGACCCGTTAGCCAAGGGCCCAAAGTGAAAGCAACCACAAAGGACAGGCCGATACTCATGCCCATGGTTGCCATGGCTTTCATGCGATTTTCTTCACGGGTGACATCTGCCAGCAGGGCCATCACTACCGCTGATACTGCCCCACCACCTGCAATAGCACGACCAATGATCACGCCATAAATAGTATCCGACATTGCCGCAATTGCTCCACCAATCGCAAACAGCAGCAGACCTAAAACCACCAGTGGCTTTCGGCTATAACGGTCCGCAATCAGACTAAATGGAATCTGTAAAATCGCCTGGGTCAGGCCATAGATTCCCACAGCCAGACCAATCAATGCCGGTGTCGCATATTGATATGACTGCCCTGCAACCGAGAATACAGGGATAATCATAAACAACCCAAGCATGCGCAGCGCAAAAATACTACTCAGTGCAAAGGTTGAGCGACGTTCTATGGCATTCATCATAAATTTTGACAGTTCAATTGGTGGATCTTCAGGCGAAGATTATAGGACATTCAGCCGGAATGGATGCAGGAATTTTATTTGAAATTAAAACTGATAAGGAGCTGAAAAAGAAAAAGCGCGGCCGGAGCCACGCTTTGATGAGGAAGAGAAAATTATTTTTTGATTTTTCTCTGCTCATGCTTGGTGTACTGGATTGATGCAATCACCGCCCAGATAATAAATGCCACACCGATCAGGCCAGTCACCACTTCCGGAATATGTACACCGGTGCTGCTTGCCAGCATGATGAATGCCAAAGCACCAATCGCGTAGTGTGCCCCGTGTTCCAGATAGATATAAGAATCTAGCGTGCCTCTATCGACCAGATAAATAGTCATCGAACGTACAAACATCGCACCGATCGCCAAACCCAACATGATGATCACCACATCGGAAGTAATCGCGAAAGCACCGATCACACCATCAAAACTGAAAGAGGCATCCAGTACTTCTAAGTACAAGAAACCACCAAAACCGGCTTTCACTACACCCGTTGGTACACCTTCAGCATCGTGGCGAATGGCATTGCCTTCTTCGTCCACTTCCGGTTCACCACCAAGCATATGACTCAGCACCTGCACCCCGATATAGACCACAATGCCCCAGATCCCCGCCAGCATCACATCTAGACGCTTCTCTTCTACGATCTGCGCATCCATGACCAGCAAGGCAATTAGGGTAATAAAAACTGACATCGCTGGAACATTGGCTAGATGCGCCAGACGGCGTTCCAGCATGCGGAACCAGTGCGTATCTTTTTCTTCATCCAGGAAGAAGTTCAGGAACACCAGCATCAGGAAGGCACCACCAAAGGCAGAAATCTCCGCATGATGCGCCATCAGTTTGGCTGAATATTCCTTCGGTGCATTTAACGCGAGCTGCACCACCTCCATAAAACCCATGTTGGCAGTGACAGCTACAATCACCACCGGGAAAATCAGACGCATCCCGAACACGGCGACCAGGATCCCGACGGTCAGGAAGACCATTTTCCAGAAGTGATCCCAGCCACGCAGGACTGAGGCATTGACAACCGCGTTATCAAACGACAACGACACTTCCATGATTGCAAGAATTGCAGTGATGGTCAGTGCTGTGAACATGGTTTGCAGACCGGCTTCAGGGCCGTGGGTAAAGCCCCAGTATGCTGCTAAACTAAGACACACAATCGAAAATGCAAATGAGAAACCAAAATGTTTCAACATACAAATCGACCTTGTATTAAGTAGAATTCAAAAATCATTTCGCAGTACAAAAAATGAATTGCTGTGAAAATTTGCCGCCATTATGAAACTTTTATGGATGAAACCAAAGCAATTCCCTGTCTGTTTTTGATTATTTTTCGATTTTGCAATTGGTTAATCTTTAGACTTGCCTAGCTACTTCAACATGGGCATGCTGATACGGTCTTATTTCTGATCTAAAAAATTTTATAAAAACTTCATTTAACTGTTCAGATATTTACTTTTGTTTGTAAATTGAGACAGATGGCTGAACTCAACCGTCATAACTTGACGTTAAATGTACTAATCTTTGCACTTGAACATTTTTCATGCGCTATCATATATAGGTTTTTAAAAGAATCATCCAGGATTATTGCATGAGCCAAAGTCATATCCGTATTCGAGGTGCACGTACGCATAACCTTAAGAATGTGAACCTTGATATTCCACGCGACAAGTTTGTGGTGATTACGGGACTCTCCGGTTCAGGTAAATCCTCACTGGCATTTGATACCCTCTATGCCGAAGGCCAGCGTCGCTATGTCGAATCACTGTCTGCCTATGCGCGCCAGTTCCTGTCCCAGATGGAAAAACCAGAAGTCGATTCAATTGAAGGGCTAAGCCCGGCGATTGCCATCGAGCAGAAATCCACCAGCCATAACCCGCGTTCTACTGTGGGAACCATCACGGAAATTTACGACTATTTACGTCTGCTGTATGCCCGTGTCGGTACCCCATATTGCCCTGAGCATGACCTGCCAATGGTCGCGCAAACCGTGACAGAAATGGTCGATGCCGTGAAAGCCCTGGAAGAAGGCACAGCGCTGATGCTGCTGGCGCCTGTAGTACGTGAGCGTAAGGGTGAATACTCGGCACTGTTCGAACAGTTACAAAGCCAGGGCTTCGTGCGTGCCCGCGTGGATGGTGAGATAGTAGAAATCGATCCGCCACCAGAACTGGATAAAAAGAAAAAACACACCATTGAAGTGGTGGTCGACCGTTTTAAAGTGCGTGATGACCTTGGCAACCGGATTGCGGAAAGTTTTGAAACTGCCCTGCGTCTGGGTGGGGATATTGCCATCCTGTCCTGGATGAAAGGCGAGCAGCCGGACCGTGTTTTCTCAGCCAAGCACTCCTGCCCGGAATGTGACCGTGCCGTGGCGGAGCTGGAACCACGCTTATTCTCGTTCAACAACCCGTTCGGCGCATGCCCGGTCTGTGATGGCCTAGGTACCCGCAGCCATTTCAGTGCCGAAAAACTGATTCCGAATCCTGAACTCAGCCTGAGCCAAGGCGCGATTCGCGGCTGGGACCGTCAGCGTCCATATTATTACAGTATGATTGAGAAAGTAGCGAATCACTTTGGCTATTCGCTGGACACGCCTTGGAATCAACTGGAAGCTGATGTTAAAAAGAAACTTCTGTATGGTACCGGGCGGGAAAAAATCGACCTCAGCTATATCGATGAACGTGGCCGTCGTCATAACCGCGTGATTCCATTTGAAGGTGTATTGCCACATTTAGAACGCCGCTACCGTGAAACCGAAAGCAATTATGTGCGTGATGACCTGGCCCAGTATCTGTCTAATGCGGCTTGTGATGCCTGCGGGGGTTCACGTCTGAATGAAATTTCCCGTCATGTCCGGGTGAAAGACAAGACCATCGCTGAAATCACCAAAATGTCGATTGGTGATGCTGAAAGCTATTATCAGGGTCTCAACCTTGAAGGAGCCAAAGGTGAAATTGCCGACAAGATTTTCAAGGAAATCCGTGAACGTCTGCACTTCCTAGTATCTGTTGGCCTGAACTATCTCAGCCTGTCACGTTCTGCGGAAACCCTGTCTGGTGGTGAAGCACAACGTATCCGTCTGGCTTCGCAGAT is from Acinetobacter sp. ANC 7912 and encodes:
- a CDS encoding DUF475 domain-containing protein, giving the protein MLKHFGFSFAFSIVCLSLAAYWGFTHGPEAGLQTMFTALTITAILAIMEVSLSFDNAVVNASVLRGWDHFWKMVFLTVGILVAVFGMRLIFPVVIVAVTANMGFMEVVQLALNAPKEYSAKLMAHHAEISAFGGAFLMLVFLNFFLDEEKDTHWFRMLERRLAHLANVPAMSVFITLIALLVMDAQIVEEKRLDVMLAGIWGIVVYIGVQVLSHMLGGEPEVDEEGNAIRHDAEGVPTGVVKAGFGGFLYLEVLDASFSFDGVIGAFAITSDVVIIMLGLAIGAMFVRSMTIYLVDRGTLDSYIYLEHGAHYAIGALAFIMLASSTGVHIPEVVTGLIGVAFIIWAVIASIQYTKHEQRKIKK
- a CDS encoding MFS transporter; translated protein: MMNAIERRSTFALSSIFALRMLGLFMIIPVFSVAGQSYQYATPALIGLAVGIYGLTQAILQIPFSLIADRYSRKPLVVLGLLLFAIGGAIAAMSDTIYGVIIGRAIAGGGAVSAVVMALLADVTREENRMKAMATMGMSIGLSFVVAFTLGPWLTGLVGISGLFWVTTIMGLAAIVMLLMVPKVTRHHRNFQQGYLTQLKQVLKMGDLNRLHVSVFSLHLLLTAMFIYVPSQLIEFADIPLASHGWVYLPLLVVSLFFAFPSIILAEKYRKMRSIFLTAIAGIILGLLVLIFGFESKYILLTGLGLFFIAFNVMEALLPSWLSKAAPIQSKATAMGVNASSQFLGAFFGGTVGGQLLLLNDTAMGWSILTAIAIIWLVISFGLAQPRYLSSLVLRLPENRQTDEWTSQLLSIHGIEEVVVMSEQQVAYVKVDKQQIDDSARQQLTHLLGKEVAI
- the uvrA gene encoding excinuclease ABC subunit UvrA, encoding MSQSHIRIRGARTHNLKNVNLDIPRDKFVVITGLSGSGKSSLAFDTLYAEGQRRYVESLSAYARQFLSQMEKPEVDSIEGLSPAIAIEQKSTSHNPRSTVGTITEIYDYLRLLYARVGTPYCPEHDLPMVAQTVTEMVDAVKALEEGTALMLLAPVVRERKGEYSALFEQLQSQGFVRARVDGEIVEIDPPPELDKKKKHTIEVVVDRFKVRDDLGNRIAESFETALRLGGDIAILSWMKGEQPDRVFSAKHSCPECDRAVAELEPRLFSFNNPFGACPVCDGLGTRSHFSAEKLIPNPELSLSQGAIRGWDRQRPYYYSMIEKVANHFGYSLDTPWNQLEADVKKKLLYGTGREKIDLSYIDERGRRHNRVIPFEGVLPHLERRYRETESNYVRDDLAQYLSNAACDACGGSRLNEISRHVRVKDKTIAEITKMSIGDAESYYQGLNLEGAKGEIADKIFKEIRERLHFLVSVGLNYLSLSRSAETLSGGEAQRIRLASQIGAGLMGVMYVLDEPSIGLHQRDNDRLLETLVRLRDLGNTVLVVEHDEDAIRAADHIIDIGPGAGVHGGHVIAEGNYKELAANKNSLTGKYLSGELKIEVPKQRTKPPKPEEQIKLMGAAGHNLKNVDLTIPLGVMTCITGVSGSGKSTLINRTLLPLAATQLNGATTLTAEKFDSIDGLQYLDKVVDIDQSPIGRTPRSNPATYTGLFTPIRELFSQTQEAKARGYTAGRFSFNVKGGRCEACEGDGMIKVAMHFLPDMYVPCDACHGKRYNRETLEVNYKGKNISDVLEMTVEDAMHFFDAIPVIHRRLETLHQVGLGYIRLGQSATTLSGGEAQRVKLARELAKRDTGKTLYVLDEPTTGLHFHDIAKLLDILHELRNKGNTIVVIEHNLDVIKTADWIVDLGPEGGAGGGMIIAEGTPEEVAKNKVSHTAKFLKPLLK